The Brachyhypopomus gauderio isolate BG-103 chromosome 19, BGAUD_0.2, whole genome shotgun sequence DNA segment TCTCACCAGAGTTTTCTCATACAGTTCCTGTGCAGACAAATTTTCATTGATCATATGGAAActtcaaaaccaaaacaaattcATGATGAATCCTATTTTAATATCTTGGTGTGTCTACTGtattttgcagtgttgttcttCTTACCAGCCCTTTCTGCAATCGTGATTCTTCGGTTCTGTGACAGTGAAACTGAATTTAGTGTCagccaaacaaaaacaaaaatcaatAAAACAAGCTCCAATAAAAACAAAGGTGATTATGATCAGAACTTGAACgaaacacacacctgcttaGCAAAACCTCAATGTATTCCATGTTGCACTGCATGACAAAAACAGGGCTGAAATTTAAGAAAAAAGCACAAAACATTGAAACTCAAATGAGGCCACAGATCAGAGGAACATCCTGCTGTATCTCCTGGGTGTCATTTTGAAAGTACCTCAGAACTGCAGGGAAGATGTCCATGGCGATGTGTTGTACAAAGAGCAGATGGGCCATACTGGCCAGGGACTCTTTAGGATACCGAACCTCCTCTTCGAGGAAGCCAGGCACCTCTCTTTTCCGTAAAATGCTGCGGCCCAGCAAATCAGGGAGGGACTCGCCGATACCGTTCAGAATGAcctagagatggagagacaagGTGGTGCATGAGATGGTGGCTCAGATGGTTCTTGAGAACGTCTAGAAACAGGACCGAGGCAAGAtgagcttcttttttttttttttttaccaggaTCCCTGTGGCAAAATCCCTGAGAGGAGACTTTTCTAACGTGTCTGCATCTTTGAGCTGCACCTCCAAAAGCGGCTCACATAAACTCTTCATACAGCTGCAAAGGGAGTAGAACCATTTGTAGCAGTTTATAACAACACACCAAAAATTAATTTCTATAAACCTATAAGATCTATATAAGATAAATCTATAAGATAGCTCTTAGCTCTTAGGCTTTAGCTGATCCACCGCCGTGTCAGGAACCTACAATTTCAGTATCTCCACCCTGAGTTCGTTCTCACGGGGCAGGCCGCGATCTCCCCTGGCGTTGGCTTTGATCTCGTCCACGAAGGGCCTAACGAAGCCCAGGAGCTCCAGGCAGCAGCGGCACAGCCCGAACACGtcgtcctcctcctgctctttgctcaggggcaccgGAAGCTTGGCCACCTGGctgaggagggtggagagggccATGCCCACCGAGGAGGCCTTCTTCCTGCCCAGCTTCAGCAGCACTGTGCAGTGGTACAATACGGACACGAAATCATGGACACATGGGTACTGCTGGTTTCTAAAATGAATACTGAAGCCAAAATTCAAAGGACTGCTGACACCACTGACAGCTTTTAGGTTAAGAGGTCGGCTTCAGACTTATGAAATAGCAGCCTGCAaattatcgtgtgtgtgtgtgtgtatgtgtagtccaGTTCTGGGAAACTGGACTACAGGTACATACAGGAGTTCTAGAGACTAGAGAAGAGAGACCACAGTATGTTCACCTGACTGCAAGGGTTTGAGTAGAAGGATGATGGTCTCAGCAATGAAATCTGAATGTGGCTCTTCAATCTGCTCCAGCAGGCCAACCAGGAGCTCTTTGGGGCTACAGACCTGGTGCAGAAATACATAACAGTGTGACCATTGTGGAGGATAAACGATAGTCTATCAACTCATCACAGGTAAGATGGCGGCAGAGCAAACCTCTAATAAGTGTGTGAGGATGGCATGACAGTGAGGGAGATTCTTGTCTTCTTTCTTCAGAAGCACCTTCACCAGAGGCTCTAACAGGTTCCATCCCATGCACCTAATAATATTCTTCAAAACAGAAAAAGTCTGCTCTCTGAATCGGGTCTTCGTGATAATTTTATACATTATATCACTGTGTATTAAACACATTCCAAATTTCAAGCACTTTACCTTATTTTTCTCATCAATGACAATACTCAGAACTTGAGCACTGTCTCCTTGTTTTATGCAGGTTCGCCCAGCAGTCTGGAACAGGTCAAAGTCAGCTGATGAGAAGTTTCCATCCTGAATGTTTTGCTGAAGAGATAGAAGCAAGAGACAGATCATCAATGCAAAAACGAGCAAGAGATGCCACATTTGAATCTAGTTTACCCTCAATCTAGTCTATGCCTCAATACTGATCCTCTGACTTACACATCTCTGGACGACATCGCTGAACTGCTCCAGTGCCATTCTTAATGCATTCCTGGCTTCTTTGCCTGTGAGAATCATTTGAGTATCATTCTAAGAAAATTCAAAGTGAAGTCAGTAACTGCTTTAGTCTGAAACATAGCCCTCTGCAGCATTATCTGTGAAATGAGCATCAGAGGTCTGTGAATGTCAGTCTTATTGACAGGTCTTTGTTCACAGCATCGCTTGCTTATGGATACAGAAATAAAACCAGAACTGTAAACATCATTTCAGCACGTTTTTGAAGCAACTGAACATCCCATTAACAATGAAACTATACAATTAGGCTAAACTCGAAGCTGTTTAATAAATATCTTGATGTAAAATCGAAAAATATTGCAGAATCTACAGCAATGCGCTAGATTTTAAAATGATATAATCGATATAAACTGGGATTATTTCATCCAGCGAGATAACGTGGACTTTTTGGACAGCTAGCTAGCACAATTAATCTACATGACTAGCCAGTTAGCCAGCTTGGCTAACTAACAAACTGCTCAACATCAAACGTAAATACAAACAGTAATATTTTCATGAATGCCTTTTTCTATAACGCTATGAGATTacatgattaacacagaccAACGTACTTTTGGCGATCGCTAACGTTACTGTGGAGCGGAAAACCAGACCAGTAAGTTACACGCCTCTTTCAACGCGTTTTGGACCAAACGTGCCACATTCGGCTCGCCGTAGCGCGATGACGAAAGCGGAAACAAACGACGGGATTGTTTTGATAGAAGAAAGCATGGAACCGAGGAACAGGAGACAGGTCGGCGCATCTAAAACCAAGAAGAAAGGTATCTTAAAGGAACACAATTCCTTTTTAAATTATAATTTGACTCATTTTAACATTTGAACAAGGCAATGCGCAGCAAGGTGTGTAGCCAACGTTAGCTTGCTATCTATGCCAGCAATTTTCAGTACCTAACCAGTTAGAtcacttgtgtttgtgttgtgttgtggtgtgtgaaaGTTCTAACTGCATCAGTGAGCCTCGTCGTtggtcttcctcttctcctctgccaGACATCTGCTTCCTAATATTGTCCGTTCTCATTATTCCCAGTGGGAATCACAGCAGTCTTGTAgactttccctttcattctggCTTGTATCTTTCTATCACAAATCACGCACAACAACTCCGCTCCATCCGCTCCACCCAGTCTGCATATCTCTCATTCTCCGTTGCTCTGTACTCTCGCGCCCAAGTATTTTAAACTCACCCACTTTCATCACTTCTGTGTAACCTTTCCTGCCGCCATCTGTCATTCTTACATATGTACACCGTTTCACTCCTGCTAAATTTACTTCCCTGACACCCACGCACAActccatctccacacacacacacctccatctctccacacacacacacctccatctctccacacacacacacctccatctctccacacacacacacctccatctctccacacacacacacctccatctctccacacacacacacctccatctctccacacacacacacacacctccatctctccacacacacacacacacctccatctctccacacacacacacacacctccatctctccacacacacacacacacctccatctctccacacacacacacacacctccatctctccacacacacacacacacctccatctctccacacacacacacacacacctccatctctccacacacacacctccatctctccacacacacacctccatctctccacacacacacctccatctctccacacacacacctccatctctccacacacacacctccatctctccacacacacacctccatctctccacacacacacctccatctctccacacacacacctccatctctccatggACACAGACCTCCATCTCTCCGGACACagacctccatctctccaggcTCCCCCTCATCTTGCTGGATCATGGTCCATGGAGGTTCATGCCTTGGTGCATTCCCACTTCCTCTTAAAGCCCATCTTCATTCTTCTCACCACTGTCACACTATCCTTATAACCTCATACCACTATCACACAGTTCTCCGCCATTCCCGagttcctcatacaataccacagctcctcgaccataagctttctctagatccacaaacacacaacacagcaactTCTGGCGTTCCATATGTCTCAGTCAGCATTCTCAAATCTCTGTTCCTTCTTCCTGTAGACCTGCCCATCTCCCTTATTCTTAAAACTCCTCTCCATTACACTTCTTCCCCAGATTTTGATTAACAAACCAGTTTCCCTCTATGAGATCTTCTGTCACCAATGTTGGTTTTATGTGCGTTACAGGTGGGCAACCTCACACGAGGTCAGCTGCAGAGGAGGCCAAGAGGTATGACGGTTATCCTTCTTATTTGGAATTGTAGCTAGTAGCATTATTTATCTACAAGTAGCTAGAACTCCTTGTCATGTAAAGTATATGTTGTCTGTGGATTAAAATATTAGGTATCCTGTTCTAATTTGGTTCCTGAGAAGGTGCAACTCTTTTCACAGGAGAGAGGTTTTGAAAGAAACCCTGAGGGAGAAACTTGAATTGGAGAGGAGGGCTCTTCAAGTTGTGGAACGGTTGCTGGACGATAATGTGACAGAGGATTTTCTTATTGACTGCGTAAGCCCGCTAGCTAACTTGGCTAACTGACTTCTAATAAGGGTCACATTTAAACAAACAGGCCCTGTAGCAGGTCTCCTTTATGGTGTTGCCTCTTTCTTGCTGACTAATGAAAGTTTATGCTTTAGGCACAACTGATCACTCCAGCCAACTATAGAGATACAGTTGAAGAACGCTCCATTGTTAAACTCTGTGGGTATCCTATATGCCCCAACAAACTGATCTGTGTAAGTCCCATTTTTGCTGTTCCATGAAATTACAGATGTGCCTAATAAATTGCTATGATCTGTATAGCGATGATTGAGAAAAAATCTTTGAATGCGGTCATATGTTTGCAGTATTATATGTATTGTATTATGTCACTCGTTATGGTCCCTTTAATATAATTTGTATGTCCAATATCACAGGTTCCTACTCAACAGTATAAAATTTCCACCAGGACAAACAAGGTTTATGACATCACCGAACGTAAGGTATCGAAGTGCTTGGACGCACGATTTGTGGTTGATTTCTCTTCCTATTCCTTTCCTGAAAtagtgttcctgtgtctgtttcagtGTTTTTGTAGCAATTCCTGCTACAAAGCCTCAAAATTCTTTGAGGTCCAGATATCAAAATCACCACTGTGGctgagaaaagaggagaggtaCTACACTGTACTTGCTCTGTGTTTCTacacatctttttttttatctcagttTGGTACCAGAATGAAGTGTTGTGATATTGTTTTCTATATAGACCTGCCGATGTCAAACTCATGAAGAAGGAAGATGGGTAAGAGTACGGCTCTTTCTTTTTATATTCCTATAACATCAGTTGGAAGGTAGACTGTAGTTCACTGGCTGCCGTTCTTCTGTGCTCAGAGGCAGCTCAGGGCTGGAGGTGCCGCTGATGGACAGAGCAGTGAGAGCAGAAGAAGTTGAGAACCCCGTCTCGGAAGCAGCGGAGCGTCTCGGGGACTTGGCCGGAGAGagcgaggaggagcaggaggacttTGTGTCCAGCGTGGTGGCCAGACGGGGGACGCGGGTTCACTGGGGAGAGCTGCCCAGGCATCATGGAGGGAATGAGAAGGACCAGTGGCTCGAAGGTGACACGAAGGACACACAGGCCCAATGTCTGAGGCCTGAGAATGGAAAGAATGAACCTTCGCTGTCCTCGCCACTACAAGGTGACCCACAAGACTGTCCAGCCTTGCAGAGTAAAGTCACACCAGTGGAATATGCTGTAGAGGAAACCAGGGAGCTTTTAGACCAGTGTGTGCTGTCAGATACCCATTCCTCTGGGGTCACGCCACAGGACCCTGTTAATGATGCACCTCAAAAAGTTAGCGATGTGAACACGGATGTCGGAGACACTCCTGACACTGGCCTAAACATCTGCCAGGTGGGCATGAGCAGGAGAGGAGCTACTGAGCTCAAAAGCCTCCTGAAGAACCACAGGAGAGCAAAGGCAGAGCCTCTGTCAGTCAAGCAGGACCTACTAGAAGCTCTCAGGCGCACTCTGCTGGAATGGAGAACTGAGGAGACTTTAAAGTTCCTCTATGGACCTGAATACACCTCTCAGACTGATGCCACACTACCcattgaggaggaggaggaggagttggatGAAGATGACCTGGAAGATCTCGAGGGAGGTTCAGAGAAGGCTAATCGGTGCAGAGGACGTCAGGCCAGGCCCAGTTCTGCAGCGCCCGATTACCACACACTGAGGAAAGACGCGAAGCTGCTGGATCTCAGGGTGCGGGAGTTCTACAAGGGAGCGTGTGTTCTGTCTGAGGAGGTCGATCCAGACTCTGTGGAAGAGGCTAAAAACTCAGAGGTGACCAGTTCTGCTCCCTTCATGTCCCACACAGCTAAACTCGTCCTGCCCAGGACTTCTTTGAGCACACTTACAACAAATCTTTTTGTGTAacattgtatttttttatgaatTATAACACGTTTCACCAAGTACTTGATAATATTGCATAATATCATTATCAATAATATCAGATTATTTTTTTCTGCCATACAAAAATTTAGCAGTGGGCTTCATGAACATGTACCAAGAGATATATTTGCTTGTTTCAGAAATTTGACACATGCAGTTACTTACAGTGGCCTGTTGGGGGCACTGCACACATGCGTTGGAGACACCAGCTCATCTGAAATTTTCCCAGTTACTCTGCTTTATTATGGCCTGTATGAATGTATGTTTCTGTAGGACAGCAATAAGGGTCCTGTTCTGCCATTGGTGGATTCTCAAGCACCACATGTAATCCAGAAACGTATAGTTGTGGAGAAGCTCAGCAGAAGGTCTGTATGTCCTTCAAAACGAGTGCGTGCCACCAAGATCTAGACATTACGCAATCACAGACTAGATATTACAGGAAAGTGTTgtgtcttaaaaaaaaaaatgttttaaatagagACTCGTGGTTGAAGTGGTTCAGCATTGTGAagttcacagacagtaacagtAGAAAAGCATACGCTTGAAGTTCTAGGAAATGAGAGAACTTTTGTGCTTTAGTTGTGCTCTGGTGACGTTTCAGTCTGCGCTCTATATTCCTTCCATTTTCGGCATAAGCGTTTGTTCGTTTTCTTGTCCAGCTTAAGAGACATTGTGGGGCCCCTGCGTGTAACCATGAGTGAGATTATCAACGACATCAACAGCTTGGTCAGGACTTTCAGGTGAGCTGCATCCTTTGTTGTCCATTTTGTGCTTATTTGTAATTAATTTTGAGTACACCCTTAATTCCTTTATGGCAAGCTGTGATATATAGTCAGATAGTCCATGCATCAAAGATATAATCAGATGCATATGTATTAAAGCCATAAGTGGAACTATGAACTGTGAGATTATTTCAGTCTTCACACGGCCTAGAATAGTGATTGGTCATGGAGGTGGCGTCAACAGGAAGTTGTGGCTTACACTTTGTAGATGATTTAGCGTGGGCTCAGAAGGGGCACTTCACGCTTAGATTGAAGCAGCTTCCAGGAATTCTGCTGTTGCTGTGAGGGGCCACTAAATCTGAACCAGGCACACAAAGGCACCACACTAATTAAAGGTGTTAAAGTCTGCCGGTTTCGGTAATTTCCAGCTTCCCATCTTATAGATTTTACTGCAATGACTCACATCCTATAGCTTATTTTATAGCTTAAGTCATAGGATGTATTTTCACTctttgactcactgctgtaCCAATGGTTTCTGAATTATTCCTCGTATTAATGAGATCACACCTTTTGACAGATTCACCAACGTTAACATTAGTCACAAGCCTCCCGAGTGGACCCTGATTGCAGTGGTTCTTCTATCAGTGTAAgtctctcttcttctttttttttcttttactcgTTCAGTCATACCAAATGTGGTCAGGTTAAGCTAACACTGTTAGCCTAATTAGTCAACCCCTGAAACATTCCCTAATCTCATTTTGTGTCTACATCAAAATTGAGGGATAAGATGAGAGAATTTCTTGTTCTGTAGCGTTGAACATCAGGGATTCGACTACTAAAGTTCCCCAACAACGCATTTATCCTCTGGTATCTGTACAAACTCGCGTGGGGAAACTACTGCACACTGGTATTTCGTGCTAGTGGAAAGAGCTCAGAGTCTGGGCCTGGAGGTGGTGTATTTTGGCGGTATCTGTGGTGGAATACTGATTGCGGGTTTATGACGGCTCGGTGACCTGCTGTGCGCCGACGGTGAAAGTGCGTGCGGGATGGGCCCGACAGCTGGACTGCAGGACTGGAAGGGACCTTGGCTGAGGAAATCAAGGGGCATTGTTTTCCCTGCGGGAACACCCACTCGACGGGGCATTTTACACCAGAGTGATTTGTGTGCGCGCTGCGAGTTACGTACTGTGCGTGCGTCGGAGGGGGAGACGTAGAAATGCAGGGGTCATCTCGGGGTTCCCGTAAACATCACGACACGTACACAAGCCTTTGAGATCTCGTCAGTGTTTATAGTTCTATGGTTGTAGCTGCGACATATGACGCATGACGTAGAAAGATGCGTGAGGGATTATGTATATGAACTGATCTTCACTTGTGCTTGCTTTCTGTATCATTATCGGTATCCGTAGGTATTGAGGTCTGtgactgggggtggagggaccGTCAAAagacaaatgaatgtagttgcATATGATTTCATGAAAACGCCAGTCAGTAATCAGTATTCGTCTCTGAACCATGTCTGAAGGTATAGTGTCGGTATGTCTCGGAGTCGAAGGAAGGTGGCGTGCGTGTGCGTTGGGCGTGACGCCCCCAGGGTGGTGTTTGCACAGCGACAGGTGGTGCGCGCCACTTCCCCAGGTTTTATGAAGGCTGTGGGGAGCTCCGCCGGCTAAGGGCCCTGCTCGCAGTTCCGTGTTGTTGTCCGGCTGAGTCAACAGAGCCCCTGCCGTCTCCGCCCGGCCCGCCGGCCCGGGGCCTGTGGCATGGGAACCGTCCCACCTGGAGGGCTGGGCCGGCCTCGCTCCCTGTCTGTCAAAGCTCTGATTTGCCGTTTACTGGCACGGTGGACAAAGTCCAAACAGATGATTTAATACTCTCGCTTGGGCTGAAGGAAGTCACTTTGTTTTAAGAAGCAGTGCAAAATTGTTATTAAAAAGCTGCAAAatgcttcctgtgtgtgtgtgtgtgtatgcgctcATCGGCGACGTTTCAGATGTTGGCTCCCTCCTGTTCTCAGCTTTCCAGTGAGATTATGATGGCCACGTGTTTGCGTGGTTTTCCTTCTGTGCATGCAGCAACACCTTTTGTTGATTAACAGCTAGCTCTCAGTTAGCCTCGTTGTATTATCAttgttgcaaaaaaaaaaaaaaaaaaaaacgtatgTATTGTAGCAGAATGCCAAAAGGCACACGGTGGCGAGGTCCCAATATGTGGCGTATATGATGAACGCACCTTGTGTGGCTTTAGACGGCCTTTTCTTTCCGTTCATGAATAATTTGGTTGTCGGCCTCTCTTTGCCTGATGCCAGGCGTGCATCTAGCTTGTGCTGTTTTGTCCGGGCTTGCTGAATAATGGATGGTGCTCCCGAAATGCAAGAGCAGGTGGAAACCGAGACGCCGTGTTACTCTTCACGCCGAGagggaggttgggggggggggggggggggggtgatttcATGCACGCACGCTGCAGTAGCGTCTGTAACTCACTGATTTCAACTTtcagtgtggtggtgggtgggttgGTGCACCGATCTCGATAGTCTCGATGGTGACGTAGTTAGTTTTGCTCAGAGAGGGCTCATATTTCCAAATGAATTTGAAAAGGTGTGACCCGTTTTGGGTTTACTGCTCGTTTATGGCCTAATTAGCACCTCCTGACACCTCACTGATTCTGCCAGTCTCCTTCCTGGTTTTTTTCCTCTATCAATTATATTGTGGCTGTCCTGTCATGAGCTGATATCAGAAGCTCTTATTCTGGGTATGAAAGTGAGGAATTCAAGTAGGGATGaccaacaacaacatcaacaataGTAATTATTAAACTGTGTTGCCTTGTTGAGTCCTGGCCAAATCTTTGCTGTGTTTTCATAGAAAAACTGTTGCTTTG contains these protein-coding regions:
- the glmna gene encoding glomulin, FKBP associated protein a isoform X2, which translates into the protein MALEQFSDVVQRCQNIQDGNFSSADFDLFQTAGRTCIKQGDSAQVLSIVIDEKNKNIIRCMGWNLLEPLVKVLLKKEDKNLPHCHAILTHLLEVCSPKELLVGLLEQIEEPHSDFIAETIILLLKPLQSVLLKLGRKKASSVGMALSTLLSQVAKLPVPLSKEQEEDDVFGLCRCCLELLGFVRPFVDEIKANARGDRGLPRENELRVEILKFCMKSLCEPLLEVQLKDADTLEKSPLRDFATGILVILNGIGESLPDLLGRSILRKREVPGFLEEEVRYPKESLASMAHLLFVQHIAMDIFPAVLSPVFVMQCNMEYIEVLLSRTEESRLQKGLELYEKTLVRIENNSLPVDLLDLKTFFTVPEHVIKVMTLSPVQNLRTKGLSVFQLSIDKLNMEAKYKFFRCMLKTSGHAGVEGYIIKNIKNQIDFTMKPGNGNEWFLGKHLLPLLRQVLSLPQGPETDLLRYLDRIMESLNLLRYLLIRDKEWENETGIWTELYKIEDNYLKPLRTGLNMSRAHYEAELKRTKEHKDNPTESKSPVCTISVDNEKIPNMTPEMQTQVLRSALFTFDLIESVLARIEEVAETKGRL
- the glmna gene encoding glomulin, FKBP associated protein a isoform X1, yielding MILTGKEARNALRMALEQFSDVVQRCQNIQDGNFSSADFDLFQTAGRTCIKQGDSAQVLSIVIDEKNKNIIRCMGWNLLEPLVKVLLKKEDKNLPHCHAILTHLLEVCSPKELLVGLLEQIEEPHSDFIAETIILLLKPLQSVLLKLGRKKASSVGMALSTLLSQVAKLPVPLSKEQEEDDVFGLCRCCLELLGFVRPFVDEIKANARGDRGLPRENELRVEILKFCMKSLCEPLLEVQLKDADTLEKSPLRDFATGILVILNGIGESLPDLLGRSILRKREVPGFLEEEVRYPKESLASMAHLLFVQHIAMDIFPAVLSPVFVMQCNMEYIEVLLSRTEESRLQKGLELYEKTLVRIENNSLPVDLLDLKTFFTVPEHVIKVMTLSPVQNLRTKGLSVFQLSIDKLNMEAKYKFFRCMLKTSGHAGVEGYIIKNIKNQIDFTMKPGNGNEWFLGKHLLPLLRQVLSLPQGPETDLLRYLDRIMESLNLLRYLLIRDKEWENETGIWTELYKIEDNYLKPLRTGLNMSRAHYEAELKRTKEHKDNPTESKSPVCTISVDNEKIPNMTPEMQTQVLRSALFTFDLIESVLARIEEVAETKGRL
- the rpap2 gene encoding putative RNA polymerase II subunit B1 CTD phosphatase rpap2 codes for the protein MTKAETNDGIVLIEESMEPRNRRQVGASKTKKKGGQPHTRSAAEEAKRREVLKETLREKLELERRALQVVERLLDDNVTEDFLIDCAQLITPANYRDTVEERSIVKLCGYPICPNKLICVPTQQYKISTRTNKVYDITERKCFCSNSCYKASKFFEVQISKSPLWLRKEERPADVKLMKKEDGGSSGLEVPLMDRAVRAEEVENPVSEAAERLGDLAGESEEEQEDFVSSVVARRGTRVHWGELPRHHGGNEKDQWLEGDTKDTQAQCLRPENGKNEPSLSSPLQGDPQDCPALQSKVTPVEYAVEETRELLDQCVLSDTHSSGVTPQDPVNDAPQKVSDVNTDVGDTPDTGLNICQVGMSRRGATELKSLLKNHRRAKAEPLSVKQDLLEALRRTLLEWRTEETLKFLYGPEYTSQTDATLPIEEEEEELDEDDLEDLEGGSEKANRCRGRQARPSSAAPDYHTLRKDAKLLDLRVREFYKGACVLSEEVDPDSVEEAKNSEDSNKGPVLPLVDSQAPHVIQKRIVVEKLSRSLRDIVGPLRVTMSEIINDINSLVRTFRFTNVNISHKPPEWTLIAVVLLSVLTEVSPLLKASMVKASSVEYITSLMKALRLDDQDLQNLVLLFKPKGQVPSSHLDV